Below is a genomic region from Candidatus Poribacteria bacterium.
GACGGCTTTTTGTAAATCTCTCCGGGTCCTTCGTGTGCCAGTGTATAGAGACTGTCATCGGCGCGAGACGTTAGCAGGTTCATAGATGCAGTGACAGCGTCGTGATACTTCTGGACCCGTTTCGGATGCTCTCGGATATGTCTAACGGCGTTGGTTACCATCAGTGCCAGCAGCAACACAGTCGTCAGCGCAAATCGGAGGCTATTCAAATTATTATAGAGTTCACGTTTCGTAATATGCCACATAAGTAATCAGTAACCAGTAACCAGTTAACAGTTTTCAGCCGCCGCAGGAAAGAGGTTAGCATCTTCCTCACCTCAATTATTGTGTCTATTAACCCAGCAACAGAAATCAGTCAAAAGAGGCGTATTAACTGAAAACTGAAAACTGGAAACTGTTAACTACTTCACACCTCACTTTTGATAAAAACCAGAAATATCGCTATAAAAAGAAGGACATTCATCGTAAGCAACAGAAACAGATCCGGCACTGCTCGTTTTGCATTGATACCTATATCGCTTCTCTGAAAAGAGAACTGCGGGAGTGTGTCCCAATCGACGGCACCCTGATCAGAAGAAAACCACTGTCGGGACGCAAATATCTTTTCATCATGAAAGTAATTGATGATTGCTTGTCGGTAGTTTTGTACCGCTGTGAAAAAATCTCGGGTGCCATTGAAGTCGGTGCCTGCCCAAGCTTCGGTTGCGGTATCATACAAACCCGCAGGTGAAAATTTCAACAACATTCGCGCGCTATTTGCCGGTTGGACGTGGATCTTCTCGAAGGCTGGCTTTCGGATGAGCCATGCTCGTTCCGCGGAATTGACCATTAACGGTCCGAGGAAGCGGAAATAATTCTGGACGTGCGGCACATAAGGTTCAAATTTCGCGTCAATCGTTTCAAGATCGCTTGAAGCCTTGCTGAGGTAGCAAAACACTAAACGTGATGGCTGGTCTGATATCACCCCATAAATGTAATCTCTCCAATCTTCTGTTGATAGGACAGGGTCGTTCCGGAGAAACTGTCCGCACTCTCTCTCAAGTTCCTCCCAGATCCGTTTCACCTGCTGGTAAGCAGCGGATTCCGTGTCCGTGCGCGGGGTAGTATCGACTGCAGTGAGAATCAGATTTGGGTAGACGAGTACTAAAAATCCCCAGACGAACATCGAGAGGATGAGCGCAGTACTGGTTCGGCGTGTGATCGCAGAAATGAGCATGCCGATGAGGTAGAACAGTGATAGATAGACGAGGGACGTAAGCACAATTCCACCGATACGCAGAAAATCA
It encodes:
- a CDS encoding ABC transporter permease subunit, whose translation is MFLTLVRRELLDNLMTFRFAAAVVIMLLLVVANTVVLIKDYEQRLADYNTAVKTHRQELLQESNTYSDAMLGPWGMHIDRPPNPLSIFNTGLDKRLGNEIRVSHSFTPTIWDAKKYAADNPLFNILTSIDIVLIFQGILSLLALIFAYDAIAGEYEHGTLRLVLTHPVGRGVILFAKYIGAMVCLLVPLLMSLLLMLILLTTSAMISLNTDDFLRIGGIVLTSLVYLSLFYLIGMLISAITRRTSTALILSMFVWGFLVLVYPNLILTAVDTTPRTDTESAAYQQVKRIWEELERECGQFLRNDPVLSTEDWRDYIYGVISDQPSRLVFCYLSKASSDLETIDAKFEPYVPHVQNYFRFLGPLMVNSAERAWLIRKPAFEKIHVQPANSARMLLKFSPAGLYDTATEAWAGTDFNGTRDFFTAVQNYRQAIINYFHDEKIFASRQWFSSDQGAVDWDTLPQFSFQRSDIGINAKRAVPDLFLLLTMNVLLFIAIFLVFIKSEV